From one Lolium rigidum isolate FL_2022 chromosome 4, APGP_CSIRO_Lrig_0.1, whole genome shotgun sequence genomic stretch:
- the LOC124649973 gene encoding universal stress protein PHOS34-like — translation MAAHPASPTGGKSSPSPPPPVRLSTAQAQAVAAIQPSSPRYFFSSLAAASPSAHRRIAIAVDLSDESAFAVKWAVQNYLRPGDAVVLLHVRPTSVLYGADWGSIPVSVSDDDDEAPPPPASDSDPSSEEDAMKKKKREEDFDAFTSAKSQDLAQPLVAAQIPFKIHIVKDHDMKERLCLEAERLGLSAMIMGSRGFGASRKGGKSRLGSVSDYCVHHCVCPVVVVRYPEDAGAAGAGETDELRTVPENEVVFHEAPEGQKEN, via the exons ATGGCGGCGCACCCGGCCTCCCCGACCGGCGGCAAGTCCtccccctccccgccgccgccggtgcgccTGTCCACGGCGCAGGCGCAGGCGGTGGCGGCGATCCAGCCGAGCTCGCCGCGCTACTTCTTCTCCTCgctggccgccgcctcgccgtccgCGCACCGCCGcatcgccatcgccgtcgacCTCTCCGACGAGTCCGCCTTCGCCGTCAAGTGGGCGGTGCAGAACTACCTCCGCCCGGGGGACGCCGTGGTGCTCCTCCACGTGCGCCCCACCTCCGTCCTCTACGGCGCCGACTGGGGCTCCATCCCCGTCTCcgtctccgacgacgacgacgaagcgccgccgccgccggcctccgacTCCGacccctcctccgaggaggacgcgatgaagaagaaaaagcgGGAGGAGGACTTCGACGCCTTCACCTCCGCCAAGTCGCAGGACCTCGCGCAGCCGCTCGTCGCCGCGCAGATCCCTTTCAAGATCCACATCGTCAAGGACCACGACATGAAGGAGCGCCTCTGCCTCGAGGCCGAGCGGCTCGGCCTGTCCGCGATGATCATGGGCAGCCGCGGGTTCGGCGCCTCCCGCAAGGGTGGCAAGAGCAGGCTCGGGAGCGTCAGCGACTACTGCGTGCACCACTGCGTCTGCCCCGTGGTTGTCGTGAGGTACCCTGAGGACGCCGGAGCTGCGGGTGCTGGGGAGACTGATGAGCTGCGGACGGTGCCTGAGAATGAGGTCGTCTTCCACGAGGCGCCAGAGGGGCAGAAAG AAAACTAA